A stretch of the Oenococcus sp. UCMA 16435 genome encodes the following:
- the aroA gene encoding 3-phosphoshikimate 1-carboxyvinyltransferase has translation MRILRSHLISGLHGRVKVPGDKSIAHRGIMLAAISRGKSRLDHFPFSLDCLTTIRAFSQLGVSSVVSSNKQVVTINGVGLDGLKQPSGPLNMGNSGTTTRLISGLLAGQTFSSSLIGDQSLSKRPMLRVSQPLNLMGGKINSLDGHLPIKINGQKLHAIDYQLPIASAQVKSALILAALYGSSTSTFVEKLPTRNHTEKMLAAFGAQINTAKDNLTITVSPRPHLHGQQFIIPGDFSSAAFFIVAATLVPNSTISLKDVGINSTRTGLLTVLKKMGGRFSLTGQTRTVEPRANLQVHSANLSPIKIGKTQIPGLIDELPLVALLMSRADGLSKITGAEELRLKEVDRIKVIVSEFKKLGIAISELADGFLIDGRQPWQIKNRHLDSHGDHRIAMTLAVAALLADCSQPITLEQADSVQISYPDFFQDLDQLLMNK, from the coding sequence ATGCGAATCTTACGCAGTCATTTAATTAGTGGTTTACACGGGCGGGTCAAGGTTCCTGGTGACAAAAGTATCGCCCACCGCGGCATTATGCTCGCTGCAATCAGTCGCGGCAAAAGTCGCTTGGATCATTTTCCTTTTTCTTTAGATTGTCTAACCACCATACGGGCATTTAGTCAGTTGGGAGTTTCATCCGTCGTTTCTTCTAACAAACAGGTTGTTACGATTAACGGTGTGGGTCTTGATGGTTTAAAACAGCCTAGCGGACCGTTAAATATGGGCAATTCGGGGACAACTACACGGTTAATTAGCGGACTTTTGGCCGGACAAACTTTTTCTAGTAGCTTAATTGGTGATCAATCGCTTTCTAAACGTCCCATGCTACGCGTCAGCCAACCGTTGAATTTAATGGGCGGAAAAATTAACTCCCTTGACGGTCACTTGCCAATTAAAATTAATGGGCAAAAATTACACGCGATCGACTATCAGTTGCCGATTGCCAGTGCACAGGTAAAAAGTGCTTTAATTTTGGCTGCTTTATACGGTTCGTCAACGAGTACCTTTGTTGAAAAATTGCCAACCAGAAATCACACAGAAAAAATGCTGGCGGCCTTTGGGGCCCAAATTAACACGGCAAAAGATAATTTAACGATTACCGTTTCACCTCGGCCCCATTTACACGGGCAGCAATTTATTATTCCTGGAGATTTCTCCTCGGCGGCCTTTTTTATCGTAGCAGCGACCCTGGTTCCTAATTCGACAATTAGTCTGAAAGATGTCGGTATTAATTCGACTCGAACTGGCCTCTTGACAGTTTTAAAGAAAATGGGCGGTCGTTTCAGTTTGACTGGGCAAACCCGAACCGTCGAACCGCGGGCAAATTTGCAGGTCCATTCAGCTAATTTAAGCCCGATTAAAATTGGTAAAACGCAGATCCCGGGCCTGATAGACGAATTACCGCTCGTCGCCTTATTAATGAGCAGGGCTGATGGTCTCAGTAAGATTACCGGTGCTGAAGAACTGCGCTTGAAAGAGGTTGACCGAATTAAAGTGATCGTTAGCGAATTTAAAAAATTAGGGATCGCTATTTCAGAATTGGCGGATGGATTTTTAATCGATGGTCGCCAGCCTTGGCAAATCAAAAATCGGCATTTGGACAGTCACGGAGATCACCGGATTGCAATGACACTTGCAGTGGCAGCTTTACTTGCAGATTGCTCACAGCCGATCACCTTGGAGCAAGCGGATAGTGTACAAATTTCTTATCCGGATTTTTTTCAGGATTTAGATCAGTTGTTAATGAATAAATAA
- a CDS encoding shikimate kinase, which produces MKVILIGFMASGKTTVGRILAENLQTVHFDLDQLLVLKTGQTVPELFLKRGESGFRKLEHELLAEVLSRDGVLSTGGGTLLRPDNFQLLSQLKAPKIFLKVAISTVLLRLTNDQQTTRPMIQKAGLRGLEKLERVREKQYRQLSDYEIVTDHLSAQQVAELICQKFQLSRQLDNR; this is translated from the coding sequence ATGAAGGTAATTCTCATCGGTTTTATGGCCAGCGGTAAAACAACCGTCGGCCGTATATTGGCAGAAAACTTACAGACTGTCCATTTTGATTTGGATCAACTGCTGGTTTTAAAAACCGGCCAGACAGTCCCGGAACTCTTTTTAAAGAGAGGGGAAAGTGGTTTTCGCAAGCTGGAACACGAGCTTTTAGCCGAGGTTCTTTCAAGAGACGGAGTTCTGTCCACTGGCGGAGGTACATTGCTTAGGCCGGATAATTTTCAGCTCCTTTCTCAGCTTAAAGCGCCGAAGATTTTTTTAAAAGTCGCCATTTCGACAGTCCTTTTGCGTTTAACAAATGATCAGCAAACCACCCGGCCAATGATTCAAAAAGCTGGCCTGCGAGGTCTGGAAAAGCTAGAAAGGGTCCGGGAAAAACAATATCGACAACTTAGCGATTACGAAATTGTGACTGATCACTTGTCAGCCCAGCAGGTGGCGGAACTGATTTGCCAAAAATTTCAATTAAGCAGACAACTCGACAACCGTTAA
- a CDS encoding anthranilate synthase component I family protein: protein MKKADLEVFTSDYQTLPVTIQFKLENFRALNLISHFRQAGQSCFLLTIAKAPNRTFIGYRPKAKIHYHNGRLTVYKRGEVIHKVTALKPYLEKLLKDFKTPHLAALPAFTGGLVGYFAYDYARYANPVLAKDDLFDPDQLNDVDLLLVDSVITYDQDMQIMTLSKLISTDDFNAQFTAAEQYLVRLKTKILQLQSTFLPVGLKLRPLQSHFDLPTFTKLVEKIKKHIYAGDIFQLILSNPQHAKINGSLLAAAEQLFTKTLSPYRFYFQDGSFEALGASPETLVKKQKDKLFTYPLAGTRRRGENAIEDLQLAKQLQHSPKELAEHSMLVDLGRNDLGRVSLFGSVRVDKYRQLLRFSQVMHLASTIESKVDPQQSALDIIEALMPAGTLSGAPKIRAMQLISAFEKNKRGLYGGCFGYLDFNGDLDFCIGIRLAYRQGENLTVSSGAGIVADSIAKDEYQECQNKARSVILALQSSQTKGGQDVFIN, encoded by the coding sequence ATGAAAAAAGCAGATTTAGAAGTTTTTACCAGTGATTATCAAACATTACCGGTGACAATTCAATTTAAATTAGAGAATTTTAGAGCCTTGAATCTGATTAGTCACTTTCGGCAAGCTGGCCAAAGCTGTTTTTTATTGACAATTGCCAAGGCACCCAATCGGACGTTTATCGGTTATCGGCCCAAGGCAAAAATTCACTACCATAATGGTCGGCTGACCGTCTATAAGCGAGGCGAAGTAATTCATAAAGTAACAGCTTTAAAACCCTACTTGGAAAAATTATTAAAAGATTTTAAAACACCGCATTTAGCTGCTTTACCAGCTTTCACCGGCGGACTGGTTGGTTATTTTGCTTACGACTACGCGCGATATGCGAATCCTGTTTTGGCTAAAGATGATCTTTTTGATCCTGATCAGTTAAACGATGTCGATCTCCTGTTAGTCGATTCGGTAATTACCTATGACCAGGACATGCAGATAATGACCCTAAGCAAACTTATTTCGACCGATGATTTTAACGCCCAATTTACCGCTGCTGAACAATACCTCGTTCGTTTAAAAACAAAAATTTTACAACTGCAAAGCACGTTTTTACCGGTCGGTCTAAAACTCCGGCCATTACAAAGTCATTTTGATTTGCCGACCTTTACCAAACTAGTTGAAAAAATAAAGAAGCATATTTATGCCGGCGATATTTTTCAGTTAATCCTGTCTAATCCACAGCATGCCAAAATTAACGGCAGTTTACTGGCCGCCGCCGAGCAGCTCTTTACGAAAACTTTGTCGCCCTACCGTTTTTATTTTCAGGACGGTTCTTTTGAAGCCCTTGGCGCTTCGCCTGAAACATTGGTTAAAAAACAAAAGGACAAGTTGTTTACTTATCCATTGGCCGGAACGCGCCGCCGTGGTGAAAACGCGATTGAAGATTTACAACTGGCCAAGCAGTTACAGCACAGCCCTAAAGAACTCGCGGAACACAGCATGTTAGTCGACCTTGGTCGTAACGATTTGGGCCGGGTTAGTTTGTTTGGCAGCGTGCGGGTTGATAAATATCGGCAATTGTTGCGTTTTAGCCAGGTTATGCATTTAGCTTCGACAATTGAAAGTAAAGTAGATCCACAACAATCGGCCCTTGATATTATTGAGGCTTTAATGCCAGCTGGGACTTTGTCGGGAGCGCCAAAGATTCGCGCAATGCAGTTAATTAGTGCCTTTGAGAAAAATAAACGCGGATTGTATGGGGGCTGTTTTGGTTATTTGGACTTCAATGGTGACCTTGATTTTTGTATTGGCATTCGCTTGGCCTATCGACAGGGTGAAAACTTAACTGTGTCCTCAGGTGCCGGGATTGTAGCAGACAGTATTGCCAAAGACGAATATCAGGAATGCCAAAACAAAGCGCGGTCCGTAATTTTGGCCCTACAGTCGTCGCAAACAAAAGGGGGGCAGGATGTTTTTATTAATTGA
- a CDS encoding aminodeoxychorismate/anthranilate synthase component II — MFLLIDNYDSFTYNLYQLIGQLTKEKIVVVKNDQLTIAEIGALKPQGIIISPGPGRPEAAGITLVVVRSFLGKIPLFGVCLGHQAICFAYGAQINQAKKLMHGKTSQIKLQADSQLFFRCPATFKAARYHSLVASKTNFPSTLQVTATSTDGEIMAVADEKRHVYGVQFHPESIMTDAVVGKQIIKNFLTICSL, encoded by the coding sequence ATGTTTTTATTAATTGATAATTATGATAGTTTTACCTACAATCTCTATCAGTTAATTGGCCAACTGACGAAGGAGAAAATTGTAGTTGTTAAAAACGATCAGTTAACGATCGCCGAAATTGGTGCACTAAAGCCTCAAGGAATTATTATCTCTCCAGGCCCCGGTCGACCAGAAGCGGCCGGCATTACGTTGGTAGTCGTTCGTTCTTTTCTTGGCAAAATTCCTTTATTTGGTGTTTGCCTGGGTCATCAGGCGATTTGTTTTGCTTATGGGGCACAAATCAACCAAGCTAAAAAATTAATGCATGGCAAAACGTCGCAGATCAAACTACAGGCGGACAGCCAATTATTTTTCCGTTGTCCGGCGACCTTTAAGGCAGCTCGTTATCATTCTCTAGTTGCATCGAAAACTAATTTTCCGAGTACACTTCAAGTTACAGCAACAAGCACCGATGGCGAAATTATGGCCGTGGCGGATGAAAAACGCCATGTTTACGGAGTTCAGTTCCATCCGGAATCGATTATGACTGATGCGGTCGTTGGCAAACAAATTATCAAAAATTTTTTAACTATCTGTTCACTTTGA
- a CDS encoding P1 family peptidase encodes MGLSVDLIDDISECIKGPKNLITDVDGVEVGQITIDQDDFHSGVTAILPHPGNVFKRKVPAASYVINGFGKSVGLIQIDELGTIETPIILTNTFGVGTAINALTKYMLKQNPEIGDTTSTVNPIVAECNDGNISNIRAMKITESDVFSALNAAKDTLEEGAVGGGRGMVCYGLKGGIGSSSRIVKVDDDHTYTLGALVMANYGFLDNFIVNGIPIGKSLAEMLVIDKQKEEKGSIITILATDAPLNSRQLKRLAKRATVGINRTGGYIGNGSGEIVFAFSTSNLVSHFTEQNFDTVSRFNDNHIDLFFRAVAASVDEAILSSMVHAKTVIDRKGHLRYGLVDAAKQLIQQQPRYAAMVNQLFKQLGVKK; translated from the coding sequence ATGGGTTTATCAGTCGATTTAATCGATGATATTTCGGAATGTATAAAAGGACCAAAAAACTTAATAACAGATGTTGATGGCGTTGAAGTTGGCCAGATAACAATTGATCAAGACGACTTTCATAGCGGGGTGACAGCAATTCTTCCTCATCCGGGAAACGTTTTTAAAAGAAAAGTCCCGGCGGCTTCCTATGTGATTAATGGATTTGGTAAAAGCGTTGGACTGATTCAGATTGATGAGCTCGGGACAATTGAAACACCGATTATCTTAACGAATACTTTTGGCGTTGGAACGGCTATCAATGCACTCACAAAATATATGCTGAAGCAGAACCCTGAGATTGGTGACACGACCAGTACGGTAAATCCGATTGTCGCCGAATGTAATGATGGCAATATTTCAAATATTCGCGCAATGAAAATTACTGAGTCTGATGTTTTCTCTGCATTAAATGCTGCTAAGGATACCCTTGAAGAAGGAGCGGTTGGCGGCGGTCGCGGCATGGTCTGTTATGGTTTGAAAGGTGGAATTGGTTCATCATCCCGAATTGTAAAAGTCGATGATGATCATACTTACACGCTTGGCGCGTTGGTAATGGCTAATTACGGTTTTCTTGACAACTTTATTGTTAACGGAATCCCCATTGGCAAATCATTAGCAGAAATGCTTGTTATCGACAAACAAAAAGAAGAAAAAGGATCGATTATTACTATTTTGGCAACAGACGCTCCTTTAAATTCCCGACAGCTCAAACGTTTGGCAAAGCGGGCTACTGTTGGTATTAACCGGACTGGTGGATACATTGGCAACGGCAGCGGCGAAATTGTCTTTGCTTTTTCAACAAGCAACCTGGTTAGCCATTTCACAGAGCAGAATTTTGACACGGTATCTCGATTCAACGACAATCATATCGATTTATTTTTTCGAGCCGTTGCTGCTAGTGTCGATGAGGCTATTTTAAGTTCCATGGTTCATGCAAAAACAGTTATTGATCGAAAAGGTCATTTGCGTTATGGACTGGTCGATGCTGCCAAGCAATTAATTCAACAGCAACCCCGATATGCCGCTATGGTTAATCAGCTTTTTAAGCAACTTGGAGTTAAAAAATAA
- a CDS encoding TetR/AcrR family transcriptional regulator, protein MNKKSARTKQQAEDALFQLMQQKKFDTISITEITDAAKISRMAFYRNYKTKEDVLNNFIQKEYDRFIEDISEHDLNQLDQLLNVYFTYFQQNPQIILSISNAGIEGTALEQQTNYLKEFFKGKVQDGQQPSLYEISYYSGAIFSVLLYWSQTNYAMSIHEITGRLVEKITKDFDTSDEFIF, encoded by the coding sequence ATGAATAAAAAAAGTGCACGAACAAAACAACAAGCAGAAGATGCCCTGTTTCAATTGATGCAACAAAAAAAATTCGATACTATTTCAATTACAGAAATCACCGATGCAGCCAAAATTTCTCGAATGGCGTTTTATCGAAATTACAAAACAAAAGAAGATGTATTAAATAATTTTATTCAAAAGGAATATGACCGTTTCATTGAAGATATTTCCGAACATGATTTGAATCAGCTCGACCAATTGTTGAATGTTTATTTCACTTATTTTCAACAAAATCCACAAATTATTTTGTCGATCTCCAACGCTGGCATTGAAGGAACAGCCCTTGAGCAACAGACTAATTATTTAAAAGAATTCTTTAAAGGTAAAGTTCAAGACGGACAGCAACCATCGTTGTATGAAATTTCTTACTATTCGGGAGCTATTTTTTCAGTTCTGCTTTATTGGAGCCAGACAAATTATGCAATGTCGATTCATGAAATTACCGGTAGATTAGTTGAGAAAATTACTAAAGATTTTGATACCAGCGACGAGTTCATTTTTTGA
- a CDS encoding oleate hydratase: protein MYYSSGNYEAFARPKKATGVDKKSAYLIGSGLASLAAATFLIRDGQMNGDRIHILEELDLPGGSMDGIWNEQKGYIIRGGREMEPHFETLWDLFRSIPSLEDPNLSILDEYRWLNKEDPSYSKARVIENRGQRLINDGKLTLSKKAIKEIIQVVLTPEDQLQDKKINEVFTSEFFDSNFWLYWSTMFAFEPWASALEMRRYLLRFIHHVASLSNLSSLRFTKYNQYESLILPMVKYLKSQGVHFQYNTVVTNILVNHVGDHKSATKLEMTVNDQIESRNLSEDDLVFVTNGSITESSTYGDNTHPAAAEHELGAAWQLWKNLAAQDPDFGKPEKFCENIPDANWVISGTITFTDDKVTPYIEKISQKDPHSGSIVTSGPVSIKDSNWLLGYSISRQPHFKAQKENELVVWVYGLFSDKPGNYVNKKITECSGIELCEEWLYHIGVPKNQIADIAIHSANTVPCRMPYITSYFMPRAIGDRPLIVPEGSKNFAFIGNFSETERDTVFTTEYSVRTAMEAVYTLLDVDRGVPEVFGSAFDVRTLLSAIYYLNDEKKIIDFPLSFTEKAVVKEVLKKTKNSYIEELLKEAKLL, encoded by the coding sequence ATGTATTACAGTAGTGGTAATTACGAAGCATTTGCACGCCCCAAAAAAGCGACTGGCGTGGATAAAAAATCCGCCTATCTGATTGGTTCAGGATTAGCCTCATTGGCCGCAGCGACTTTTTTAATCAGAGATGGCCAAATGAATGGCGATCGAATTCATATTCTTGAAGAGTTGGATCTTCCTGGTGGCAGTATGGATGGCATTTGGAATGAACAAAAAGGTTACATCATTCGTGGTGGACGAGAAATGGAGCCCCACTTTGAAACTTTGTGGGATCTATTCAGATCGATTCCATCACTTGAAGACCCGAATCTTTCAATATTAGATGAATACCGCTGGTTAAATAAAGAGGATCCAAGTTATTCCAAAGCCCGTGTGATTGAAAATCGTGGTCAGCGTTTGATAAATGATGGTAAATTGACTTTATCTAAAAAAGCGATCAAAGAAATCATTCAAGTTGTCTTAACTCCTGAAGATCAATTGCAGGATAAAAAAATAAACGAAGTATTTACAAGCGAATTCTTTGATTCCAACTTCTGGTTGTACTGGTCAACGATGTTCGCTTTTGAACCTTGGGCAAGTGCACTTGAAATGCGCCGCTATTTACTTCGTTTTATTCACCATGTAGCTTCACTATCAAACCTATCCTCGCTAAGATTTACCAAATATAATCAATATGAATCTTTAATTCTTCCAATGGTCAAATACTTGAAAAGTCAGGGAGTTCATTTTCAATACAATACCGTTGTGACTAATATTTTAGTTAATCATGTTGGGGATCATAAATCGGCAACCAAATTGGAAATGACTGTTAATGATCAAATAGAGAGTCGCAATTTAAGCGAAGATGATCTGGTGTTTGTCACAAACGGTTCGATCACTGAAAGTTCGACTTATGGTGATAATACTCACCCAGCTGCCGCCGAACATGAGCTAGGAGCTGCTTGGCAGCTTTGGAAAAACCTAGCAGCACAGGATCCTGATTTTGGAAAACCGGAAAAATTCTGTGAAAATATTCCGGATGCCAATTGGGTTATTTCCGGCACGATAACCTTCACGGACGATAAAGTAACACCTTACATCGAAAAAATTAGTCAAAAAGATCCACATAGCGGTTCGATCGTCACTAGTGGCCCAGTAAGCATTAAAGACTCTAATTGGTTATTAGGATATTCAATCAGTCGACAGCCTCATTTCAAGGCCCAAAAAGAAAATGAATTAGTCGTCTGGGTTTACGGATTATTCTCGGACAAACCCGGCAATTATGTTAATAAAAAAATAACAGAGTGTAGCGGCATTGAGCTTTGTGAAGAATGGCTATATCATATCGGTGTTCCAAAGAATCAAATTGCCGACATTGCTATACACTCGGCCAACACAGTTCCTTGCCGGATGCCTTATATTACTTCCTACTTTATGCCGCGAGCAATAGGAGATCGACCATTAATCGTGCCAGAAGGATCTAAGAACTTCGCTTTCATTGGTAACTTTTCCGAAACAGAACGTGATACGGTCTTTACGACCGAGTACTCTGTTCGGACTGCTATGGAAGCTGTCTATACATTATTGGATGTTGATCGCGGTGTTCCAGAAGTCTTTGGATCGGCATTTGACGTTCGAACGCTCTTAAGTGCTATTTACTATTTGAACGATGAGAAAAAAATAATCGATTTCCCACTATCCTTTACTGAAAAAGCGGTTGTTAAAGAAGTACTGAAAAAAACCAAGAATAGTTATATAGAAGAACTCTTAAAAGAAGCTAAGTTATTATAA
- the pxpB gene encoding 5-oxoprolinase subunit PxpB translates to MIDYFCVPIGEQSINLVFPNMIDIKENRFIQAVAKYLLNKNISGIVDVIPAYHTLTVNFDLSVTNYQKTTSKIKEIINSRQLQQEENSYRILELPVCYDEEFGPDLKDVAKFGNLTVKELINLHTQTDYFIYMLGFLPGFAYMGTVPKRIAMPRLDRPRPLVPAGSVGIAGEQTGMYPVSSPGGWRLLGKTPIRLYNSRRPKPRYQAGDFIRFKSISKTEYRDIQLADQNGDYQLTEILKKEGEL, encoded by the coding sequence ATGATTGATTATTTTTGTGTACCAATTGGTGAACAATCGATTAATCTGGTATTTCCAAATATGATCGATATTAAAGAGAATCGGTTTATTCAAGCTGTTGCTAAATATTTACTCAATAAAAATATTTCCGGCATTGTTGATGTAATTCCGGCCTACCACACTTTAACTGTTAACTTTGACTTATCAGTAACGAACTATCAAAAAACTACAAGCAAAATCAAAGAAATTATAAATTCCCGACAGTTGCAACAGGAAGAAAATAGTTATCGAATTTTGGAATTACCGGTATGTTATGACGAAGAATTTGGTCCTGATTTGAAAGATGTGGCCAAATTTGGAAATCTAACTGTCAAAGAATTAATTAATTTGCACACGCAGACAGATTATTTTATTTATATGCTTGGTTTTTTGCCCGGTTTTGCCTATATGGGAACTGTTCCGAAAAGAATTGCAATGCCAAGACTCGATCGACCACGACCATTGGTTCCGGCTGGTAGTGTTGGCATTGCCGGTGAACAGACCGGTATGTATCCAGTTTCGTCACCAGGAGGATGGCGTTTACTAGGAAAGACTCCAATTCGACTTTATAATTCAAGAAGGCCAAAACCGAGATATCAGGCTGGAGATTTTATTCGTTTTAAATCTATTTCTAAAACTGAGTATCGTGATATTCAATTAGCCGATCAGAATGGTGATTATCAGCTTACCGAAATTTTAAAAAAAGAAGGCGAGTTATGA
- a CDS encoding biotin-dependent carboxyltransferase family protein — MRGIEVINPGLTATIQDLGRYKHQIEGFPVSGALDQKAHRLANLLVNNSTNAATIEFCLLGPKLRFFCPTFIAITGSDSYPKLNEKVVPLNRTIQVFTGDILTFSFMQTGRWGYLAVANDGIRTSPILDSRSTTLRAQLGGLDGGALKKGDRLPIKESYIMPSLSYRKISVTKNDCHRIRFLKGPQWHLFSEKAQTQFTGKTFTVSQQADRMGYRLSEKLSSPVKESLLSEGTVFGNVQITRDGQAIVLLSDRQTTGGYPVIATIIAADFSDFVQMPIGQKFNFVETDLKTATQEFFIQRQHFKRIFDNWHRQRYQFPIGPSRKAATKIEKLIESEN, encoded by the coding sequence ATGAGAGGAATCGAAGTAATTAACCCCGGTTTAACAGCAACTATTCAAGATCTTGGACGTTACAAACACCAAATTGAAGGATTTCCTGTTTCTGGCGCACTCGACCAAAAAGCCCATAGACTGGCTAATCTGCTTGTTAATAATTCGACGAATGCAGCAACTATTGAGTTCTGTTTATTAGGACCAAAATTAAGATTTTTCTGTCCGACATTTATCGCTATTACTGGTTCTGATTCGTACCCAAAACTAAATGAAAAAGTGGTTCCTTTAAATCGAACTATTCAAGTTTTTACCGGAGACATTCTGACTTTCAGTTTTATGCAAACCGGTCGTTGGGGTTATTTGGCCGTTGCCAATGATGGAATAAGGACTAGCCCCATTTTGGATAGTCGTTCGACAACTCTTCGGGCTCAATTGGGAGGTTTGGACGGCGGAGCTTTAAAAAAAGGAGATAGATTGCCGATTAAAGAATCTTACATTATGCCAAGTTTAAGTTACCGCAAGATTTCCGTTACAAAAAATGATTGTCATCGAATTCGTTTTTTAAAGGGACCGCAATGGCATTTATTTTCAGAAAAAGCTCAAACTCAATTTACTGGGAAAACTTTTACAGTTTCTCAACAGGCTGACCGGATGGGCTACAGGCTATCTGAAAAGTTATCTTCGCCAGTAAAAGAGAGCCTCTTATCTGAGGGAACTGTTTTTGGCAATGTACAAATTACCCGTGATGGACAAGCAATTGTTCTGTTATCCGACCGGCAAACAACAGGCGGTTATCCGGTGATTGCGACGATTATTGCTGCTGACTTTAGTGATTTCGTTCAGATGCCAATCGGACAAAAGTTTAATTTCGTTGAGACAGATTTAAAAACCGCAACCCAGGAATTTTTTATCCAGAGACAGCATTTTAAACGAATTTTTGATAATTGGCATCGACAGCGTTACCAATTTCCGATTGGTCCATCTCGTAAAGCTGCCACTAAAATTGAAAAATTGATTGAATCGGAAAATTAA
- a CDS encoding acetyl-CoA carboxylase biotin carboxyl carrier protein subunit, with amino-acid sequence MEITRIEKLISLFNEAKLSHFEINDAEGRLVLEKKIADSLDPELKTINQSKLEKKKIDTSLELIRALFVGTFYASAGPKHQPFVKTGDKVAKGQTVAIIEAMKVQNEVKSPTNGIIQEIFVSDGNSVEYGEKLFSLQKPGEGL; translated from the coding sequence ATGGAAATAACACGAATAGAGAAACTCATCAGTCTCTTTAATGAAGCAAAATTAAGTCATTTTGAAATTAACGATGCCGAAGGTCGACTGGTTTTAGAAAAGAAAATTGCTGATTCTTTGGATCCTGAGCTAAAAACGATTAATCAGTCAAAGCTGGAAAAGAAAAAAATAGACACATCTTTGGAATTAATCAGAGCGCTTTTTGTAGGAACTTTTTACGCTAGTGCAGGACCGAAACATCAGCCCTTTGTTAAGACTGGTGACAAAGTTGCTAAGGGCCAAACAGTTGCAATTATTGAAGCGATGAAAGTTCAAAATGAGGTCAAGTCGCCAACTAACGGAATTATTCAAGAAATATTTGTCAGCGATGGTAATTCAGTTGAATATGGAGAAAAATTGTTTTCTTTACAGAAACCGGGTGAGGGCCTTTGA